The stretch of DNA aaaccacaaaagaAAAATAGGAAAGAGAGGCTCTAATTCTATTGTATGAGTAGCCACCAATGCTTGTCCCCAGCAGTATGGGGAGAGATGAGTGCCTCTGTTTCGTCCTCTGCTCTAGCTGCCATCACGGCCAAAGCTGGTGCTGCTGCTGCAGCCGCTGCTTCCACCACCACCGGTATCCGCCACAAGAAGTTTAGTGTCACTTACAAGCCTTCCATTGCTTCATCCCATTGCAGACACAGTTTTTCACTCCGAGGTTTGATGCTACCTCTTTCTCAGTCTATTTTTGTTACCCCCTTGTTTGGCTGAtgagaaaatgggaaagaaaagaaaaagagtgcATGTGTTAGTGAAAATGCAACAGATAAAAAGAGGCATGATTTCATTTTTTTACCATGCAATTGTGATACTTTGACAGTTAAATAGCCATTTTAGTAACTTATAGTAACAATATTGTTACATAAGCCATGAacctatgttttatttatttatttatttatttatacacaCTTCAGGAACTGTTACAAAGATCCAATACTGGATCGTTTCTGTTTTTGTTGTTGTAAATGTTTTTGGTTCTAATAATTTGTTGCAGTTACAAATAATGATTCTAGTAGGACTGAAGTGTCCACCACCACAGATCAAGCCAGTGAAAAATCAGATGATGTTAATAAGATGATAGATGGGATGAACTTTGGTGAGCTATGCAATGAGTTTGAGTGTATTAGTAGCCCTTTGGTTGAATCAACAGCTAGACAGCTGGCTCGTGATATTTTGGAGCTTAGGGAAGGCAACCGTGCCCTTGGAACCTATGCTGTTTCTGTTAAATACAAGGTCAGTGCAGTTATATTTAttcataatcataatcatattGTACATGTAGTTGTTGCTTTGTTTATTTGTGACTTTATTTCATAGTATgatgatttattattattatgactgAAAATGCAGGATCCACTTAGAAGTTTTACAGGTCGTGAGAAGTACAAGAGACCTCTATGGATAACCACTGCTCTGGACAGCCCTTCTGTGGTGAGTCAATCATAAATCAccaatgcttttttttttctcctttgtTTCTCTGTCTACTTTATGGTACTCAACTCAAATTTTGGAAAGTAGCA from Cannabis sativa cultivar Pink pepper isolate KNU-18-1 chromosome 2, ASM2916894v1, whole genome shotgun sequence encodes:
- the LOC115721329 gene encoding uncharacterized protein LOC115721329 codes for the protein MSSHQCLSPAVWGEMSASVSSSALAAITAKAGAAAAAAASTTTGIRHKKFSVTYKPSIASSHCRHSFSLRVTNNDSSRTEVSTTTDQASEKSDDVNKMIDGMNFGELCNEFECISSPLVESTARQLARDILELREGNRALGTYAVSVKYKDPLRSFTGREKYKRPLWITTALDSPSVSVQEMVMLTTSVLSIKWTIKGKPKSFIAGVGGELVIRINSKFTLNQISGQVTEHEESWDLSSSSSFTQAYFWTSRRIFATTEAAKNLADLVKNLSRGFPKENQNMEIYPDPSGDPTKFFQRDDSFQRDAYQIALLLAVLYLVVQFLRTTL